The Neisseria subflava genomic interval TGCTCGGGTTACGAAACCAAACTCTCTTACACTCCCGAAGGACAGTTGGCGCGTATTACCGATGCGCTGGGACAGCATACCGAATACCACTACGACGCCAATCAAAACCTTACCCTTGCCCTCTATCCCGACGGCAGCAAAGAGACCTTCGGCTACGATGCCGCAGGTCGTTTAAAAACCCATACCGACGGCGAAGGCCATACCACTTCCTACGAATACGGCCAAGACGGTCTGCCGACCCGGCGCACCAATGCGCTGGGCCATACCTTCGGCTACCACTACGACAAAGCCCGCCGCCTGGTCGGCCTCACCAATGAAAACGGTGCGCGCTACCGCTTTGCCTACGACGTCCTCGACCGATTGATTGCCGAAAGCGGCTTCGACCATAAACTGACCGGCTACCGCTATAATGCCGGTAACGAACTAATTGAACAGCGCGAATACGGCGATGATGCCACCCTTGCCGCCAAACTGATGGCGCAACTGGGCGGGCAACCCGTTGCTAAAAAAGATGCCGCCCCGCTTTCAGACGGCCTCGACAGCCAAACCCCGCTGCGGATTACCGAGTTCAAACGAGATGTATTGGGACGCTTAATCCACACACTCGCCCGCGATAACGACAAGGTTCAGGAAACCGTTTACCAATACGACTTTGACGGCAACCTCGTCCGTGTCGCCAACAGCCAAAGCATTACCTGCTTTGACTACAACGGCAACGGTCAAATCATCGGCCAGCACCAATGGAAAGTGCCGTCCAAAGAAGAAAACGCCCGAAACGGTTTGCCCGAAACCGACTGGCGCGATGCGCAGTACGACATGCTGTACCTGCCCGTTACCGAAACCGTCCGCTACCACTACGACTTCAACGGCAACCGTACCGCCACCGTCCTGCCCGACGGCAGACAAATCAACTACCTGTATTACGGCAGCGGCCACCTGCACCAAATCAGCCTCGACGACGAAGTCATCACCGACATCGAACGCGATCAGCTGCACCGCGAAATCTTCCGCACACAGGGTAAACTCGCCAGCCGTTACGAACTCGATCCCCTGGGTCGTCTGAAAAGGCAAATCGCCGCACTTAACGACCTGACGCAGACCGAGACAGATAAGAACACTGTAACATCGGCTTATGCAGTCAAACGCAGCTACGGCTACGACCGTACCGGCAACCTGACCCACAGCACCGACCAGCGGACGGGAACGACGCATTTCGAGTACGACAAACTAGGCCGGATTACCCAAGCCGGCAGCGAACTGTTCGCCTTCGACCCTGCGCACAATATCCTGTCCGATAACAATAGCCCTACCATCACCGACAACCGCCTGAAAACCTACAACGGCAACAGCTATTACTACGACCACTTCGGCAACCTGATCCACCGCGAACTGGCCGACGGCGAAGTACAAAACTACTTCTACGACCTGCACGACCAACTGGTTAAAGCCGAAATCTTCAAAAAAGACGGCAGTAAAGAAACTTGGGCGTACAGCTACGACGCCTTGGGCAGAAGGATAGGAAAAGGCCGTCTGAAAGACGGAGAAGTTTCAGGTAGCCTCGAAGATGCCACCGGATTCGTTTGGGACGGCAGCCACCTCTTACAGGAAATCCAACCGGACGGCAGGTATACCTATATCTACACCAATCCCGACAGCTACGAACCCTTGGCACAGGTACATAACCGGACCAACGAAGAAGGCGAAAGCTGCCAAGAAACCCACTACTTCCACTGCGACCAAATCGGCATTCCAAGAGAGATGACCGATAAGGACGGCAACCTCTTATGGCTCGGCAACTACACCGGCTGGGGTCGTCTGAAAGAAGAAACCAAGGTAACGGATAGCGCTTACCAGCCCTTCCGCCTGCAAAACCAGTACGCCGACCTTGAAACTGGGTTGCACTATAACTTCTTCAGGTATTATGAACCTGATGTGGGTCGGTTTGTGAATCAGGATCCGATTGGGTTGTTTGGGGGGAGTAATTTTTATGCGTTTGCACCAAATACTACGAAATGGATAGATACATTAGGTTGGTTTAAATATCATGGGAATTGGTGTGGACCAGACTGGACAGGGGGGAGAGAAGAGCAATACAGTAAGCTTCGAGACAATAACGGTTATTATGCTGAACCAATGGGAGTATTGGATACGGCTTGCAGGCAACATGATATTTGTTATGCTAAGTGTAGGGAACAATTCTCATGTTCAGGATTAGAAAAATATAACTGTATGGTAAGGTGTGATGACACTCTTGTGAATACATCTAAAAATATCCAACATGATCCTAATTCTTCTTCTATAAAACGTTGGGGGCTTGAAAAGGCAATTTCACAACACTATGGACCAGAAAATGATACTAATACTTGCCAAAACCCACCATCCCTCGATAAAACAATTAAAAAAACGTCTAAAAATCATAGGTGATATTATGAAAATTTATAAATATATAAGTATTTTTTTATTATATTTATTTATATATATAATTTTATTTATAATAAACCCTTGGATTTTGGAATTAATTAATATTACTATAACACTTCCATGGTCAATTATTGAAGAAGATATTATTACTCATTTAGGACTAAATCTGAATCCTACTATTGATAATATCTTTTATCGAAGAATAATACACTTTGCCTACGGATCAATTAGTTTTTTTATAAATATATTTCTTTTATACAAACTTATATATAAACTTAAAAAAATTTTCAAACTATACAAAATTAATTAGGTTTCGAATCTTATGCTTTTACAAGTGTAGCAAGCCGTATTCCCTATAAAACCTCCAATCCCGACGTAGGGTGCGTGCGGTACGCATACACACGGGTTCTGCTTTTCAGACGACCCCATCCCCCAACAGGAGCAAGCCGCCATGGCCGTCAATAAAATCGCCCGTAAAAGCAGCAAGTTCCGCGTTGTCTTTACCGTCCCCGATTTCTGTTGGCCGCCACCACCCGCTCCCCCTTCCGTTCCGCCCATTCCCTTCCCACTCTTTGCCGACCTCGGCGGTGCCCAAACCGTCGCCAAAGACGTACGCCTCAACCGCAAGCCTGCTTTTGTCTTTAAAGCCAGTAAGACGGACAAGACTTATGGCGATGAAATCGCCCTTCCGGGCCGTAAAGGGGTAAAGAGCCGCACCGCCACCAAACCGGCATGGCCTATGCGCCATTCTTCCTCGGTTAAAATCCGTAAACGCTATATCGTGCGCACCGGCGATATGTTCCATATGAACGGCAAGTTCAGCAAAAGACTCCCCCCTAAAACCTGTCTGTCCTGTAAGGGTGCAGTGGGTGCCGGTCGGCCGGTGAATCCGATACACGGTTTGAAGTTTCTAACCGGTGAAACCGACTTTGCCTTTGAAGGCATTTTGCCGCTGGTATGGAGCCGCAGCTATTATTCCGACCAAGACGGTACCGGCTGGCTCGGCGAGGGTTGGAGCGTACCGGGCTGCCAACGCATCATCCGCGATGCGGCGGGATTGGCCTATATCGACGATCAAGGCCGTTTGTTCCCTTTGCCGGAAGTGGATGAAGATGATGAAGAACCGGTATTGTTCGAAAGCGAACAGATTTGGTTCAGTAAAAACCCGGACGGCCATTATGTCATTGCGTCGCTGGACGGTTCGATAGCGTTGCGTTTTGCGCCTTTGGTGGTCGCTGAAGACGGTTCGGACGAAGATTCCACCCTCTTCCCTTTGGTCGCGGTAGAAGACGCCAACGGCAACCATCAGCGTTTCATTTATCATCCGCTGACCGGTCTGCCGCAATACATTATTGACGGCAACGGACGGGTATTCTCGCTGAACTTTGGCAATGTAGCCGATGAGCAATCGCCTAAAATGCGGCTGCTGTCGGTATCGCTGTTGGAGGGTTTGCCTGCCTTTGGCGAAGCGGTCCGGGTCGGCAGCCCGCTGGTTCGCTATGAATACAACGGCAGTGGTGACTTAGTCCGCGTTATCGGCCGCGACGGCAAGGTCAAACGCAGCTTCGGCTATAAGAACAATCTGATGGTGTCGCACACCGATGCAGCCGGATTGGTATCGGAATACGAATACGACCATTACACCCCGACCGGCAAAGTGTTACGCAACCGGACTTCCTTGGGCGAGGAATGGCGTTTTACCTATCACGAAGGTTATACCGAGGTAACCGACGTATTGGGCCGTACCGAGCAATACCATTACGACTACAACAACGAGTTGACCAAACGGGTGTTTGCCGACGGCAGCACCAACCTGATGGAACGCGACGACTTGGGCCGTCTGCTCAGCCATACCGATGCAATGGGGCGCGTTACCCGTTATCAGTACAGCAACGAGGGCCAGGTGGAAAGCATTACCCGTCCGGACGGCGTCATCCTGCATTTCGACTATGACGACAACTACCGTCTGATCCGTAAAAGCGATGCCGAAAGCCGTTATCACGGCTATACCTACGACGAAGCGGGCAACCTGCTGACCCATACCGACCCGCTGAAACACATCACCCGTTTCGAATATGCCGGCAACGGTCTGTTGCTGTCGGTGACCGATCCGAACGGCAGCAGTACCGCCTACCACTATAACGAAAACCATCAGCCCGACCGGATTACCGACTGCTCGGGTTACGAAACCAAACTCTCTTACACTCCCGAAGGACAGTTGGCGCGTATTACCGATGCGCTGGGACAGCATACCGAATACCACTACGACGCCAATCAAAACCTTACCCTTGCCCTCTATCCCGACGGCAGCAAAGAGACCTTCGGCTACGATGCCGCAGGTCGTTTAAAAACCCATACCGACGGCGAAGGCCATACCACTTCCTACGAATACGGCCAAGACGGTCTGCCGACCCGGCGCACCAATGCGCTGGGCCATACCTTCGGCTACCACTACGACAAAGCCCGCCGCCTGGTCGGCCTCACCAATGAAAACGGTGCGCGCTACCGCTTTGCCTACGACGTCCTCGACCGATTGATTGCCGAAAGCGGCTTCGACCATAAACTGACCGGCTACCGCTATAATGCCGGTAACGAACTAATTGAACAGCGCGAATACGGCGATGATGCCACCCTTGCCGCC includes:
- a CDS encoding DUF6531 domain-containing protein — encoded protein: MAVNKIARKSSKFRVVFTVPDFCWPPPPAPPSVPPIPFPLFADLGGAQTVAKDVRLNRKPAFVFKASKTDKTYGDEIALPGRKGVKSRTATKPAWPMRHSSSVKIRKRYIVRTGDMFHMNGKFSKRLPPKTCLSCKGAVGAGRPVNPIHGLKFLTGETDFAFEGILPLVWSRSYYSDQDGTGWLGEGWSVPGCQRIIRDAAGLAYIDDQGRLFPLPEVDEDDEEPVLFESEQIWFSKNPDGHYVIASLDGSIALRFAPLVVAEDGSDEDSTLFPLVAVEDANGNHQRFIYHPLTGLPQYIIDGNGRVFSLNFGNVADEQSPKMRLLSVSLLEGLPAFGEAVRVGSPLVRYEYNGSGDLVRVIGRDGKVKRSFGYKNNLMVSHTDAAGLVSEYEYDHYTPTGKVLRNRTSLGEEWRFTYHEGYTEVTDVLGRTEQYHYDYNNELTKRVFADGSTNLMERDDLGRLLSHTDAMGRVTRYQYSNEGQVESITRPDGVILHFDYDDNYRLIRKSDAESRYHGYTYDEAGNLLTHTDPLKHITRFEYAGNGLLLSVTDPNGSSTAYHYNENHQPDRITDCSGYETKLSYTPEGQLARITDALGQHTEYHYDANQNLTLALYPDGSKETFGYDAAGRLKTHTDGEGHTTSYEYGQDGLPTRRTNALGHTFGYHYDKARRLVGLTNENGARYRFAYDVLDRLIAESGFDHKLTGYRYNAGNELIEQREYGDDATLAAKLMAQLGGQPVAKKDAAPLSDGLDSQTPLRITEFKRDVLGRLIHTLARDNDKVQETVYQYDFDGNLVRVANSQSITCFDYNGNGQIIGQHQWKVPSKEENARNGLPETDWRDAQYDMLYLPVTETVRYHYDFNGNRTATVLPDGRQINYLYYGSGHLHQISLDDEVITDIERDQLHREIFRTQGKLASRYELDPLGRLKRQIAALNDLTQTETDKNTVTSAYAVKRSYGYDRTGNLTHSTDQRTGTTHFEYDKLGRITQAGSELFAFDPAHNILSDNNSPTITDNRLKTYNGNSYYYDHFGNLIHRELADGEVQNYFYDLHDQLVKAEIFKKDGSKETWAYSYDALGRRIGKGRLKDGEVSGSLEDATGFVWDGSHLLQEIQPDGRYTYIYTNPDSYEPLAQVHNRTNEEGESCQETHYFHCDQIGIPREMTDKDGNLLWLGNYTGWGRLKEETKVTDSAYQPFRLQNQYADLETGLHYNFFRYYEPDVGRFVNQDPIGLFGGSNFYAFAPNTTKWIDTLGWFKYHGNWCGPDWTGGREEQYSKLRDNNGYYAEPMGVLDTACRQHDICYAKCREQFSCSGLEKYNCMVRCDDTLVNTSKNIQHDPNSSSIKRWGLEKAISQHYGPENDTNTCQNPPSLDKTIKKTSKNHR
- a CDS encoding DUF6531 domain-containing protein, with the protein product MAVNKIARKSSKFRVVFTVPDFCWPPPPAPPSVPPIPFPLFADLGGAQTVAKDVRLNRKPAFVFKASKTDKTYGDEIALPGRKGVKSRTATKPAWPMRHSSSVKIRKRYIVRTGDMFHMNGKFSKRLPPKTCLSCKGAVGAGRPVNPIHGLKFLTGETDFAFEGILPLVWSRSYYSDQDGTGWLGEGWSVPGCQRIIRDAAGLAYIDDQGRLFPLPEVDEDDEEPVLFESEQIWFSKNPDGHYVIASLDGSIALRFAPLVVAEDGSDEDSTLFPLVAVEDANGNHQRFIYHPLTGLPQYIIDGNGRVFSLNFGNVADEQSPKMRLLSVSLLEGLPAFGEAVRVGSPLVRYEYNGSGDLVRVIGRDGKVKRSFGYKNNLMVSHTDAAGLVSEYEYDHYTPTGKVLRNRTSLGEEWRFTYHEGYTEVTDVLGRTEQYHYDYNNELTKRVFADGSTNLMERDDLGRLLSHTDAMGRVTRYQYSNEGQVESITRPDGVILHFDYDDNYRLIRKSDAESRYHGYTYDEAGNLLTHTDPLKHITRFEYAGNGLLLSVTDPNGSSTAYHYNENHQPDRITDCSGYETKLSYTPEGQLARITDALGQHTEYHYDANQNLTLALYPDGSKETFGYDAAGRLKTHTDGEGHTTSYEYGQDGLPTRRTNALGHTFGYHYDKARRLVGLTNENGARYRFAYDVLDRLIAESGFDHKLTGYRYNAGNELIEQREYGDDATLAAKLMAQLGGQPVAKKDAAPLSDGLDSQTPLRITEFKRDVLGRLIHTLARDNDKVQETAYQYDPNGNLVRAANRQSITCFDYNGNGQIIGQHQWKVPSKEENAQNGLPETDWRDAQYDMLYLPVTETVRYHYDFNGNRTATVLPDGRQINYLYYGSGHLHQISLDDEVITDIERDQLHREIFRTQGKLASRYELDPLGRLKRQIAALNDLTQTETDKNTVTSAYAVKRSYGYDRTGNLTHSTDQRTGTTHFEYDKLGRITQAGNELFAFDPAHNILDIPTEKVKPYPAPSPVGEGRGEGKTTVPLSADLNPITDNRLKTYNGTTYYYDELGNLIHRELADGEVQNYFYDLHDQLVKAEIFKKDGMKETWAYTYDALGRRIGKGRLKNEEVSDDLEEETGFVWDGSHLLQEVQPDGRYTYIYTDPESYELLAQVHNWTTEGGENRQQTHYFHCDQIGIPREMTDKDGNLLWFGNYTSWGRLKEETKVTNSAYQPFRLQNQYCDRETGLHYNFFRYYEPDAGRFVNQDPIGLLGGENIYRFGNSIQSWIDPLGLDGFQLLRDYGNSPGVQAEYHKALAAAMANHPKTLPASSHTLSIVAEGQGAVGGSGRLSVIHNNFPDGTTGKCLAATICGETGAAERLTLGGEYSYSASNVSTGWSNSTCVNGSVATPVGGAGGGVCTSDPTRGQAASNTFNANILFGGGGGASVGRCTTYSLCNK